The genomic window GCTGGTCCCTAGCTTTCCTTGTTTTGCTAAAATCCTCGTATCTCTCATGGAGAAGGTGTGTGGGAAGGGTAGAATAATTTTAATGATTCTGACATCTTTCCGTATAACCTTTAagcattttatttatttatttaatttttatccaTGGTCTTTGGTTTGGCAGCCACATGTTGACTTTGGACTAAAACTTCTGGGAGCAGATGTTATGGCAATTCCTGGTCTTTACAAATTTGTTCAGGTGCTTTCCCTTTCTATATTTCATTGTTGTTGCACTGCATTGTAATCTCAGGTCAATCTTTAGTTATTTAAGCTCACATTAGCACTTCATGGTGGTTGGTCTTGAAGTCAACCTTAATATCATGATTGTGATAGCAATGCCTTTCTATTGAGCCACAATGTATATTGGAACACCAGCTCTTTTACATCTAGCTGCCTGCACAATTTATGTATTATATTTCATAGTTGGAAACCTGGAATCCTATATACAATGTGATAGCAGCTACATGTCTTTTGTTTTAAGTGAAGTATATCTTTAGCATATTTTGTCTGCAAGTGTATTTGAGACACAATGCTGTCACTGAGAACTGCAATTAGGTTTCTTCTCCTTGGCAAATTACCAACGATTTTACTTTATCCTATCTTATTGAGAGGCAACATATTGAGTATGAGGGTTATCTTAGATGACAAATTTCTGGACTCATTTTGTATTTTAGACTTTGATGCTTTATGGAAAGGAACTACCTTCTTTAAATTGCTAGTTGATTTATTCTCTTATGTGTGGCTAGCATGTGCTATGCAGAAGAATAATATGTCAGTGATATCATCTTAGGAAGCTGTTTATGATTTCTTTTATtaaattttgtaagaaaaatattCAAGCAAATAGTTGCATCTTATCAATCTTCCGAAATATGTATATATACTTAACTCTTTCTGATGTCTGATGTTCTTATATGGGTTCATCTGCAGGAGACTATCAAGAGTCAGGTTGCAAATATGTATCTATGGCCTAAAACACTAGAAGTGCCAATTATGGATCCTACTAAGTAATTTCATAATGaattttttaacttttgaaagccATTTTGGTTTGACAACTGCTACTGAGTATCTCCAGTATGGATGTTTCAGAGCCTCAAAGAAGCCTGTTGGAATTCTACATGTGACTGTTGTTCGTGCATATAAACTGAAAAAGAAAGACCTTATGGGCAAATCAGACCCATATGTGAAACTAAAGCTGTCAGATGATAATCTTCCATCAAAGAAAACAACTGTGAAGCACAGTAACCTTAATCCTGAATGGAATGAAGAATTCAAGTTGGTCGTTAAAGATCCAGAATCTCAAGTTTTGGACCTTAGTGTTTATGACTGGGAACAGGCATCCCTTCTCTTCTTGCCATGATTCATTTTCTTTAATTTTGTCCTTCTACAATCTACTGTAATCATGTACTTTGTTTCTGCAGGTTGGCAAACATGACAAAATGGGCATGAACACTATACCATTAAGAGATCTTACTGCTGATGAGACAAAAACTTTAACACTTGACTTACTCAAGAATATGGATCCTGCTGACCCTCAAAATGAGAAGTCACGTGGACAGATTGTCGTAGAAGTAACATATAAACCTTTTAAGGAAGGGGATTCTGAAAATGAAGTTGGTGAGGATTCAAATGTAATTGAAAAGGCCCCTGAGGGTACTCCAGAAGGTGGTGGCTTGCTTGTAGTTTTCATTCATGAAGCTCAAGATCTTGAGGGAAAACACCACACAAATCCTTATGTGCGGATCCTTTTCAGAGGAGAGGCGAGGAAAACCAAGGTACCATGAGCtacatttattatttaataatattttgctTAAATCTGTTAGTTATCAAGCTTTGAATTCATTCAGTGGTTTTTATTATTTATTCATGGGACGAACTTTAATGGATGCAGCATCTCAAGAAAAACAGAGACCCAAGATGGGCGGAAGAGTTTCAGTTTATGTGTGAGGAAGCACCCACTAATGATAAGATGCATGTGGAGGTTCTTAGTAAGGCACCAAGTATCGGCATACACTCCAAGGTACAGGCAATTATATGATTTTCTTATTAGAAGACAAATCAGTTTCTTGTGTTAAAGTCTAGCATGGATTTGCTTTGTTATCTTGAAAACTCTACTGTGAAATTGCATTCTGCTCATTACTCATTGATATCTATGTGTTTACTGCGGGTAAATTTTACTCTGAAATTTCTTTGTTATATTAGGGACTCTACTATGGCATTGTTGATCATTGCTTAAGTTCTATGTAGCTTGATGCCTAATGCAGAGCTGTTTGGAACAAAAGCAACTGATTAACTATCTATACTTGTGTATCTAGGCTCTTCAATCTTGTGAATTAGTTCTAGGGTTCAGGTGGTTTTGGTAGTCTCAACCAACCTGAATTTAACGTGGTAAAGTTATGATCCAACCCAGAAAGCTGGTCCTGGGTGTGGGCCTAGGTCTGGACTGGATCTTGAGACCAGGTTGGGTCCATGTCTAGCAGATTTTGACCCAGGCTGAATGAGCAATGTCAAGCATTAACAAGATTGTGAGTGTTGAAGTCTTCAGACAGCAGCTTCTGAATGACTCAGTTTCAAACATAGGGATAGAAGCCTGGACAAATTTGTGAATTGGACTTTAAATGGGATGTGGTTGACTAAacatttatcataaatatgcTATAGATGATGCAATTCTATAAAAGTTGTTAAGTGGATAAAAAATTGCATGACCATGGAAAGAttcattttaaaattcaaaataagtcCACCAAAAGGCGAACCTGGTTTGCCATTTTCTTTTGGTGATCGAGAACTTAATTCTTAGCCACATAAAGATGGTGCAGGAATGGAATCAGGTGCAAGATCAGGACTGTGATGCTTTTGAAAAATCAAGTATAAAACAACAAGAAGGAACAATCATGAAATATGTAGATGCATCTAGAAGATTCATACAAAGTAATATTGGATACATAATTAGCGGAATCTACCTATTTGATTCTTAAATTATAAATGAAGAGATAACAATTTGATTTTATGCATCTTATTAATGTGCTTTGATTTTAATATAATAGTGATTAGAAACAAAGTAAAATTTGAATTAAGGCAGAGTGGAGGGTTGATTAAAAGTTGAAAACTATCAGAAGTTTAGTGATGAGAAATTATAAAGCTATTTTGATAACTAAGAGGGTGGACTCTGGCACAATGGTAAGTCTGCTCTACTTTCACTGGAGTGTCACAGGTTTGAAACATGAAAACAGTCTCTCCACATGTGGGGGTAAGACTGCATATATCTGACGCTTCCCAAACCTTGCAATGATGGGAGCTTCATGTACTAAGATACCCGATATTGATTGACTAAAGCCACATCATGCCTTCTCTAATATGATACTTGTATTTTGGGCTTTAGAAATTGAGGGGAGGACCTAGATTGACCTGATTGGAACTCTAGTgcataattttttggatttctGTTACATAGCCTTTCGCATAACTGAGTGATGAAGAATATCTTGACAGCAAACCCTACTTAGACTAACAATTCTCCATTCAAAAATACATGTATTCTTTTTTAGTTTTTAATGTGCAAATTAATTCCTTGTGCCCCAAGGTTTAAAGAATGTCATAGACTGCCAGTGTTGGTCTTTTCCAGAAACAATATACAGTATTGTGCTGAGTAATGGCATGAACTGATATTAACACAGAGTAGATGTGCTTGTCAGTTTTAAATCTAGACTGCTAATTTAAGCAAATAAAATATGGTAGAACATTTAAACCCCATGTTTATCTAGTCTAGTCAAACAGTACATACAAAATCATTGATGAAATGCATATTGGTGTTGATTGGCATAATTTGACATATGAAAACATATAATACATCAAGCAAACAAATGAACCTGTAAGCTGATGTTGACTTACATATAGCATGTACTAGGAACAGGCAATTTAATGTTCCAGCCACTGA from Elaeis guineensis isolate ETL-2024a chromosome 4, EG11, whole genome shotgun sequence includes these protein-coding regions:
- the LOC105044049 gene encoding synaptotagmin-2, whose amino-acid sequence is MGFFSFVMGFFGFGFGLTAGIVIGYHLFIYFESTDVQDPKIAPLVEQDQKTLERMFPEIPHWVKNPDFDRIDWLNRFLEYMWPYLDKAVCKTAKEVTKPIIAENTAKYKIDSVEFKTLTLGSLPPTFQGMKVYTTDEMELIMEPSFKWAGNPNVTVVVKAFGLKATIQVVDLQVFAVPRITLKPLVPSFPCFAKILVSLMEKPHVDFGLKLLGADVMAIPGLYKFVQETIKSQVANMYLWPKTLEVPIMDPTKASKKPVGILHVTVVRAYKLKKKDLMGKSDPYVKLKLSDDNLPSKKTTVKHSNLNPEWNEEFKLVVKDPESQVLDLSVYDWEQVGKHDKMGMNTIPLRDLTADETKTLTLDLLKNMDPADPQNEKSRGQIVVEVTYKPFKEGDSENEVGEDSNVIEKAPEGTPEGGGLLVVFIHEAQDLEGKHHTNPYVRILFRGEARKTKHLKKNRDPRWAEEFQFMCEEAPTNDKMHVEVLSKAPSIGIHSKEVLGYVIISLADVVSNKRINEKYHLIDSKNGRIQIELQWRTS